The following is a genomic window from Hyphomicrobiales bacterium.
GACGAAGTCGGAGCCCGAGATTGTGAAGAAGGGCACATTGGCCTCGCCCGCGACAGCGCGCGCCGTGAGCGTCTTACCCGTGCCGGGCGGGCCGACGAGCAGCGCGCCGCGCGGGATGCGACCACCGAGTCGCTGGAACTTCTGCGGATCGCGCAGGAACTCCACGATCTCCTGCAGATCTTCCTTGGCCTCGTCGATGCCTGCCACGTCCTCGAAGGTCACGCGGCCATGCGCTTCCGTCAGGAGCTTGGCCTTGGACTTGCCGAAGCCCATGGCGCGGCCCGCACCGCTCTGCATCTGGCGCGACAGGAAGATCCAGGCACCGATGAAAACGAGCAATGGCAACCAGTTGAAAAGCAGCGCGATGAACCAAGGCGTCGAATCCGACGGCGGCTTGGCTGTGATCTGCACGCCCTTCTGGGAAAGCTTGCTCACCAGCGAAGGGTCATTCGGCGCGAAGGTGCGGAAGGACCCGCCATTCGTGTAGGTGCCGGTAATGTCCTGGCCAGAAATCACCACGCTCGTGATCCGCCCCGCATCAGCATCGTTCAGGAGCTGCGAATAGGGGATCTCGTTGGCGGTTCCGCGCGAGCCCGGATTCTGGAAGAGCGTGACGAGCGCAAGCACCAATAGAAAGATGATGACCCACAGGGCGAAATTGCGGAAATTGGGGTTCATCGGATTAGGTCTTCCTCGTCACTCGGTGGCGGCGTTGTTGTCTGCGAATGCCGCCGTACGCGCTAATCTAGGGCTCACAACCATACTTGCCAAGGGAAGAGCCCGAGGAAGTTGGAATGGCGCCCGAAAATAGCCGGCGATTGTCCCAGAGACTCGCTCAAAAAGTCAAACATTCCGTATCTTTCCGCGCCGGCGTGGCCCTTCCCGCGTCAAGTGGATGTGACCACTCCGCATGAGCCGTACCACCGTACCCCCAAGGGTTCGTTTAAGCGTCTCCCCGCGCGCCCGCGCTAGCGAAAGCGCGTCTGTCAACGCTTCAAGACGCTCGAGGCGAAGGTCCTGCACGCCAGCCGAAGCCCCGGTAATGCCTGCGATCCCCCGTCGCAACAGGCGCAATTGCACCTCCTCCGGCTCCAGGAAAAAAGCTGGAGAAAACCGGCTCTCGGCCGTCGCCGCGCTGGGATCCACTAACGCGCAGCGAAGGGCCGCGCTGTCCGTCGCCTGGCCGATGGCATCCTCGGCACGTGCCGCCCGGCGGGCGAGCAAGGCCAGCCGCGCCGGCGTCAGGCCCAGGGCCTCCTGGGCACGCGCCTGCCCGCGCAACGCCCCACGCGCGAAGCGGGGATCACGATTGGAGGGATCGTCGATGGCAGATAGCCCCACCGCCTTCACCAGCGTCACAAGCCGCGCCTTGGGCAGGCCAAGGAGAGGCCGCGCGAGAATGAGGCCCGCGGCGAGACGGGTTGCGGGACGCATGGCCGCCAAGCCACCGATGCCGCTCCCCCGCGCGAGGCGCAACAGAACGGTTTCAGCCTGATCATCCGCATGATGCGCCGTTACCAGATGCGTCGCGCCGGCATCCCGGGCGGCGATCTCCAGGAGGCGATAGCGCGCGGCGCGGGCCGCCTCATGGATGCCCGTCGTGGGCTTCGGGCCTTCCCAGCGCAGATCGCGGTGAGCGATACCAAGGCGGGTGCAGAGCGCGGCGACAGCCGCGACCTCCTCCGCACTCTCCGGCCGGAGTGCATGGTCGACACTGGCAACGGTGATAGGCGGAGCCGCGACGAGAGCCCGCCAACGCCATGCCAGCATGAGCAGACCGAGTGAATCCGGGCCACCGGATACCGCAAGGACAAGGCCCTTGGCCTCGCCGAGCGGAGCAAGCAGTGCGAGGACTTCGCTGTCAGGGAAACCTGGCAAGGGTCTGTCCAGCTCGGGTCTGGAAACCCACCCGAGCGCGCCGCCCCTCAGCACTTTGGCCGGCGTCTCAGGAACATTTGACGCGTGCACGCTCCCGCGCAACGTTCTGGCGGACATTGGCATCAGCCTGAGGGTATTTGCGGCCGACTTCGGCAAGCGTTGCGCAGGCCTGGTCGCGAGCGCCGAGGGCATTCAGCGATACCGCGAGTTTCACCATGCCGGCAGGGGCACGGGTACTCTTGCCGTACTCCGTCGTCACCTTGAGATATTGTTCGGCAGCCTCGCGATAGCGACCACGGGAGAGATAGCTTTCTCCGAGCAGATAGGTCGCGTCCGGGACGAGCCGATCGCGCGGGTGTGACTGCAGAAACTGGCGAAAGCCCATTTCCGCGCTTTCATAGTCCTTGCGCTGCAGCAGCGAGACCGCCGTCTCATACTGCGTGCGCGGATCATCCGTCGTCGTCGCGGCGACGCTCATCCGCGGTGGTGGCGCCGGGGCAATCCGGCCAACACTCGACAGGTCGAGAGGCGCGTCCGGGCGATCGCCGGATCCGGCTTCGTCAATAATGGCTATGCCGCCGGTCGCATCGGGATCCGCGGCGGCAAGGTTGGACTGGCCCTGCCCAAGCGGTCGCGGGGCGCCGGGCTGTCCAGACTGGGTCGAGGGATCGAAGGCATCGCTGCGCTTCTGCGGCGGCCGTTGCGGCGCCGGGCTGCTGCCGCCCTTCCCGCCGATCTCCTGGAAGCGGAAGTCCACATCTTCCTGGAACTTGCGCGTCTGGTCCTGCAGGCGGCGGTTCTCGAACTGAAGCTGCTCCACGCGGCCGGAGAGCTCACGGACCTGCCCCTCAAGCCGTTGCAAGCGGACGAACATTTCGGACGCGTCCTGGGCCCGTGCCTCGACGCCAGCCAAAAGTGCCATTCCGCAAACGGTCAGGAGCAAAAGCGAACGCTGAACTCTGATCATGAACCGCCCTTAAGATAAATTCCTCAAGCGAGCAGTGCCTCTTCGCGGGCCAACGTCAATTCACGTCATCGCGGTCGAGACACTGCGATACCCGCGAACGTCCCGTGCCGCGTCTGGAGGCTAGGCCCATGACACGCACACGGGCCGGAATCCAGCCCGCTCTTTGGGGCTTCTACCATAGTGTGCGCGCGATGACCACGGGACCTGAGGGCCAATCGGCCCCGCAGGCCAAGGGGTACCAAGCGATCAGGCGCCAGCGCCGTCGAGGACCGTCACGACGCGACGATTTTGCGACCAGCAGGAGATGTCGTCGCACACCGCGACCGGCCGCTCCTTGCCATAGGAGATCGTGCGCATGCGCGAGGCGGCAATACCACGCGAGGCCAGGTAGTCACGCACCGTCTGCGCACGGCGGGCGCCGAGCGAGAAGTTGTATTCACGCGTGCCGCGCTCGTCGGCATGCCCTTCAACGACGAAGGTATAGCGCGGATACTGTTGCAGCCACTGGGCCTGCTTGTTGAGCGTAGCAACGGCGGTCGGCGTCAGGTCGCTCGAATCCGTCTCGAAGAACACGCGATCACCGACGTTGACGACGAAGTCCTGCGTCGAGCCAGGCGTGCTCGCACCGCCGGCGCCGTACCCTCCAGTGCCACCAGCGCCGCCGGCCCCACCGAGCCCCGCCTGGTTGGCGTCCTTGGCGCAGGCGGCCATGGCGAGCGTTGCAACAAAGACCGCTGCCAGCTTCAGGCCGCGCGGGGAACAAGTGAGAGACAGCATCGGATCACTCCAGAACGACGGCTTGTGCTGCGGCTCCACTCGCCTGCGTCCTTTGCCTGAAACATCTGGCAGGAGGACACCGGACGAAATAAGCCGCTCGGTTTGTTACAATTCATGATCCGTCAACCTTGACGGGTCCTTGACGCGGCGAGCCACTGGCTCGTTTCAAAACCAAAAGACTAAAGAGGGTTAACGGCTCGTGAAGACCGGCCTCGACCGGTCGGCGCCCGAAGCGAGCGCCGGGTCATAGAACCGCGCGTCAGCGAATTTCTGTCAGAATGGATGACCAGGCTGGGTCGGACGCGAAGGACGGCGTCGGCACCGGCACTTCGACACGGCCGGTGATGTCGACCATGAAGATGCGGCCGCCATTGGCGCCGCCACCGTCACGCCACAACATCAGGAACTGGCCGTTGGGCGCCCATGTCGGACCCTCGTTATGGAAGCCTTCCGTCAGCATGCGTTCGCCGGAGCCATCCGGCTTCATGATGCCGATGCCGAAACGGCCACCCCCTTGACGCGTGAAGGCGATATAGTCGCCGCGCGGCGACCAGACCGGCTGGCCATAGGTGCCCTGACCGAAGGAGATGCGACGCGCTTCTCCGCCAGACGCCGGCATGACGTAGAGCTGCGGCTGTCCGCCACGGTCCGACTCGAAAACGATCTGCGAGCCGTCCGGCGAGAAGGATGGGCTCGTGTCGATGGCATTGGTCGACGTCAACCGGGTGGTCGTCCGCGAGCGCATGTCCATCACATAGATATTGGCGTTACCGCCCTGCTGCAGGCTGAGCAGAAGCTTGCTTCCATCCGGCGAAAACCGCGGGCTCGAGG
Proteins encoded in this region:
- the tilS gene encoding tRNA(Ile)-lysidine synthase, which gives rise to MSARTLRGSVHASNVPETPAKVLRGGALGWVSRPELDRPLPGFPDSEVLALLAPLGEAKGLVLAVSGGPDSLGLLMLAWRWRALVAAPPITVASVDHALRPESAEEVAAVAALCTRLGIAHRDLRWEGPKPTTGIHEAARAARYRLLEIAARDAGATHLVTAHHADDQAETVLLRLARGSGIGGLAAMRPATRLAAGLILARPLLGLPKARLVTLVKAVGLSAIDDPSNRDPRFARGALRGQARAQEALGLTPARLALLARRAARAEDAIGQATDSAALRCALVDPSAATAESRFSPAFFLEPEEVQLRLLRRGIAGITGASAGVQDLRLERLEALTDALSLARARGETLKRTLGGTVVRLMRSGHIHLTREGPRRRGKIRNV
- the cpoB gene encoding Cell division coordinator CpoB, coding for MIRVQRSLLLLTVCGMALLAGVEARAQDASEMFVRLQRLEGQVRELSGRVEQLQFENRRLQDQTRKFQEDVDFRFQEIGGKGGSSPAPQRPPQKRSDAFDPSTQSGQPGAPRPLGQGQSNLAAADPDATGGIAIIDEAGSGDRPDAPLDLSSVGRIAPAPPPRMSVAATTTDDPRTQYETAVSLLQRKDYESAEMGFRQFLQSHPRDRLVPDATYLLGESYLSRGRYREAAEQYLKVTTEYGKSTRAPAGMVKLAVSLNALGARDQACATLAEVGRKYPQADANVRQNVARERARVKCS
- the pal gene encoding Peptidoglycan-associated lipoprotein — protein: MLSLTCSPRGLKLAAVFVATLAMAACAKDANQAGLGGAGGAGGTGGYGAGGASTPGSTQDFVVNVGDRVFFETDSSDLTPTAVATLNKQAQWLQQYPRYTFVVEGHADERGTREYNFSLGARRAQTVRDYLASRGIAASRMRTISYGKERPVAVCDDISCWSQNRRVVTVLDGAGA